In the Danio rerio strain Tuebingen ecotype United States chromosome 8, GRCz12tu, whole genome shotgun sequence genome, one interval contains:
- the LOC101883539 gene encoding scavenger receptor cysteine-rich type 1 protein M130 isoform X6: protein MFFEGDSPCRGRVRITSVDGTEPKGEIRKNVSDICNTMQCGNLLSFEREPNITSVNVTCSGSVNVKLQNPTAERCWGAVEICRGDKCGGVCRETWTSEHSHKICQNLGCGDSVQSESFMTDVKLSVNDYSVHCSKYVQKMSMCNFIPIKDSCTSPAQVICTGSIKARLEDPRDKCAGIVSLFYAGTWTPVCRDGLNRALNNAICKELDCGELADSLDKELELEGIQCPSTAKSVSECDSKTISRKRKCHVGFLTCTGHKRLLLFNKEHACKGPVYMYTQKETLLVSSQGWGKEEGQMLCQYLQCGSYKTHSSISKDDTHASNWWNKTYNCSGKMNMWECERNDQPVQLQQQLHIECDAEPAVRLSENCSGEVLIDNKTVCQRESQWTNDMSNDLCDSLKCGKAIHYWSTSDPTKKSWQLSCNGKETLLGQCSRTEARCQKISVACQSSLSSRLSSTEKCGGKLVIKYDKWHYICGDTKNTEVCGVLNCTNTAQKPVDEKQIARDKNVSIHCPPRYYSFSQCVESSQAISCKPAEIRCEGYIEPQESSSAGLIVGLILAVLVLVVLVFMWINRKRLLLALRNYRNNKEKDIRVNGNEMDSMDDGDLSERKASLLDRDDYEDVDSVEKSGEEDEEDDKSQGSSGTEYDDIEGQANSRSASQTFNNDHLNQPLLPKRPENLLADQDLYEVETEKEDYDDVMSIEATHEENLETTKPEARVYVDLEAGADSDSEAGIGTNRTGKVVTTEVEVHSLAE from the exons ATGTTCTTTGAAGGTGATTCGCCCTGCCGGGGAAGAGTTCGCATCACGTCTGTTGATGGTACAGAACCAAAGGGAGAGATTAGGAAAAACGTCAGCGATATTTGCAACACAATGCAATGTGGAAATCTGCTTTCATTTGAGAGGGAGCCAAACATCACATCTGTCAATGTCACATGTTCAG GGTCAGTGAATGTTAAGCTTCAAAACCCGACTGCTGAAAGATGCTGGGGAGCAGTGGAGATCTGCAGAGGAGACAAGTGTGGAGGAGTTTGCAGAGAGACATGGACCTCTGAACACTCTCACAAAATCTGTCAGAATCTGGGCTGTGGAGATTCAGTTCAGAGCGAGTCATTTATGACGGATGTTAAACTATCTGTAAATGACTATAGTGTGCACTGTTCAAAATATGTGCAGAAAATGAGCATGTGCAATTTTATTCCCATCAAAGACTCCTGCACTAGTCCAGCCCAAGTGATATGCACAG GCAGCATTAAAGCTAGACTGGAGGATCCTAGAGACAAATGTGCTGGAATTGTGTCACTGTTTTATGCTGGAACATGGACACCCGTCTGCCGTGATGGTCTTAATAGAGCGCTTAACAATGCAATCTGCAAGGAACTGGATTGTGGGGAGTTAGCTGATAGTTTGGATAAGGAGCTTGAGTTGGAAGGAATTCAATGTCCAAGTACTGCTAAATCTGTTTCCGAATGTGACTCCAAAACGATTTCTAGAAAAAGAAAATGTCATGTTGGCTTTTTGACATGCACAg GACACAAACGACTGCTCCTCTTTAATAAAGAACATGCATGCAAGGGTCCGGTGTACATGTATACTCAAAAAGAAACACTGTTGGTTAGCAGTCAGGGATGGGGCAAAGAAGAAGGCCAAATGCTATGCCAGTATCTGCAGTGTGGAAGCTACAAAACTCACTCAAGCATATCCAAAGATGATACACATGCAAGCAATTGGTGGAATAAGACTTATAACTGCTCGGGGAAGATGAATATGTGGGAATGCGAGAGAAACGATCAGCCTGTCCAGCTTCAACAGCAATTACACATTGAATGTGATG CTGAACCAGCTGTTAGGCTCTCCGAAAACTGCTCAGGCGAGGTGCTCATCGATAACAAGACAGTTTGTCAACGAGAGTCTCAATGGACCAATGACATGTCTAATGATTTATGTGACAGCCTCAAGTGTGGTAAAGCCATCCACTACTGGAGCACATCAGACCCCACTAAAAAATCCTGGCAATTGAGCTGCAATGGAAAAGAGACGCTATTGGGGCAATGCAGCCGGACAGAGGCCAGATGTCAAAAGATCTCTGTGGCCTGTCAAA GCAGTTTAAGCTCCAGACTCAGCTCCACTGAGAAGTGTGGCGGAAAGCTTGTGATCAAGTATGATAAGTGGCATTATATATGTGGAGATACAAAAAACACTGAGGTTTGTGGTGTTCTCAACTGCACAAATACGGCACAGAAACCAGTGGATGAAAAACAAATAGCCAGAGATAAAAATGTTTCCATTCATTGCCCACCACGTTACTACAGCTTTTCTCAGTGTGTTGAGTCTTCACAAGCAATATCCTGCAAACCTGCTGAAATCAGATGCGAAG GTTATATTGAACCACAGGAGAGTTCTTCTGCAGGTCTGATCGTGGGTCTAATACTGGCTGTGCTTGTGTTGGTGGTTTTGGTTTTTATGTGGATAAATCGCAAACGTCTGCTTTTAGCCT TGAGAAATTACAGAAACAACAAAGAAAAAGACATCCGTGTTAATGGGAATGAAATGGATAGCATGGATGATGGAG ACTTGTCTGAGCGAAAGGCTTCACTATTGGATCGTGATGACTATGAGGATGTGGATTCTGTTGAGAAGTCAG GAGAGGAGGATGAAGAAGATGATAAAAGTCAAGGCTCGTCAGGAACAGAATATGATGACATTGAAGGACAAGCCAATAGCAGATCTGCTTCCCAAACCTTCAATAATGATCACCTCAACCAACCTCTTCTTCCCAAGAGACCAGAGAACCTTCTCG CAGATCAGGACTTGTATGAAGTGGAAACGGAGAAGGAGGACTATGATGATGTCATGTCCATCGAGGCTACACATGAAGAGAATTTAGAGACGACAAAGCCTGAGGCAAGAGTATATGTAGATCTGGAGGCAGGGGCAGATTCAGATTCAGAAGCAGGTATAGGCACAAATAGAACTGGGAAGGTGGTGACCACAGAGGTGGAGGTTCATTCTCTAGCAGAATGA
- the LOC101883539 gene encoding scavenger receptor cysteine-rich type 1 protein M130 isoform X7 yields the protein MFFEGDSPCRGRVRITSVDGTEPKGEIRKNVSDICNTMQCGNLLSFEREPNITSVNVTCSGSVNVKLQNPTAERCWGAVEICRGDKCGGVCRETWTSEHSHKICQNLGCGDSVQSESFMTDVKLSVNDYSVHCSKYVQKMSMCNFIPIKDSCTSPAQVICTGSIKARLEDPRDKCAGIVSLFYAGTWTPVCRDGLNRALNNAICKELDCGELADSLDKELELEGIQCPSTAKSVSECDSKTISRKRKCHVGFLTCTGHKRLLLFNKEHACKGPVYMYTQKETLLVSSQGWGKEEGQMLCQYLQCGSYKTHSSISKDDTHASNWWNKTYNCSGKMNMWECERNDQPVQLQQQLHIECDAEPAVRLSENCSGEVLIDNKTVCQRESQWTNDMSNDLCDSLKCGKAIHYWSTSDPTKKSWQLSCNGKETLLGQCSRTEARCQKISVACQSSLSSRLSSTEKCGGKLVIKYDKWHYICGDTKNTEVCGVLNCTNTAQKPVDEKQIARDKNVSIHCPPRYYSFSQCVESSQAISCKPAEIRCEGYIEPQESSSAGLIVGLILAVLVLVVLVFMWINRKRLLLALRNYRNNKEKDIRVNGNEMDSMDDGDLSERKASLLDRDDYEDVDSVEKSGEEDEEDDKSQGSSGTEYDDIEGQANSRSASQTFNNDHLNQPLLPKRPENLLDQDLYEVETEKEDYDDVMSIEATHEENLETTKPEARVYVDLEAGADSDSEAGIGTNRTGKVVTTEVEVHSLAE from the exons ATGTTCTTTGAAGGTGATTCGCCCTGCCGGGGAAGAGTTCGCATCACGTCTGTTGATGGTACAGAACCAAAGGGAGAGATTAGGAAAAACGTCAGCGATATTTGCAACACAATGCAATGTGGAAATCTGCTTTCATTTGAGAGGGAGCCAAACATCACATCTGTCAATGTCACATGTTCAG GGTCAGTGAATGTTAAGCTTCAAAACCCGACTGCTGAAAGATGCTGGGGAGCAGTGGAGATCTGCAGAGGAGACAAGTGTGGAGGAGTTTGCAGAGAGACATGGACCTCTGAACACTCTCACAAAATCTGTCAGAATCTGGGCTGTGGAGATTCAGTTCAGAGCGAGTCATTTATGACGGATGTTAAACTATCTGTAAATGACTATAGTGTGCACTGTTCAAAATATGTGCAGAAAATGAGCATGTGCAATTTTATTCCCATCAAAGACTCCTGCACTAGTCCAGCCCAAGTGATATGCACAG GCAGCATTAAAGCTAGACTGGAGGATCCTAGAGACAAATGTGCTGGAATTGTGTCACTGTTTTATGCTGGAACATGGACACCCGTCTGCCGTGATGGTCTTAATAGAGCGCTTAACAATGCAATCTGCAAGGAACTGGATTGTGGGGAGTTAGCTGATAGTTTGGATAAGGAGCTTGAGTTGGAAGGAATTCAATGTCCAAGTACTGCTAAATCTGTTTCCGAATGTGACTCCAAAACGATTTCTAGAAAAAGAAAATGTCATGTTGGCTTTTTGACATGCACAg GACACAAACGACTGCTCCTCTTTAATAAAGAACATGCATGCAAGGGTCCGGTGTACATGTATACTCAAAAAGAAACACTGTTGGTTAGCAGTCAGGGATGGGGCAAAGAAGAAGGCCAAATGCTATGCCAGTATCTGCAGTGTGGAAGCTACAAAACTCACTCAAGCATATCCAAAGATGATACACATGCAAGCAATTGGTGGAATAAGACTTATAACTGCTCGGGGAAGATGAATATGTGGGAATGCGAGAGAAACGATCAGCCTGTCCAGCTTCAACAGCAATTACACATTGAATGTGATG CTGAACCAGCTGTTAGGCTCTCCGAAAACTGCTCAGGCGAGGTGCTCATCGATAACAAGACAGTTTGTCAACGAGAGTCTCAATGGACCAATGACATGTCTAATGATTTATGTGACAGCCTCAAGTGTGGTAAAGCCATCCACTACTGGAGCACATCAGACCCCACTAAAAAATCCTGGCAATTGAGCTGCAATGGAAAAGAGACGCTATTGGGGCAATGCAGCCGGACAGAGGCCAGATGTCAAAAGATCTCTGTGGCCTGTCAAA GCAGTTTAAGCTCCAGACTCAGCTCCACTGAGAAGTGTGGCGGAAAGCTTGTGATCAAGTATGATAAGTGGCATTATATATGTGGAGATACAAAAAACACTGAGGTTTGTGGTGTTCTCAACTGCACAAATACGGCACAGAAACCAGTGGATGAAAAACAAATAGCCAGAGATAAAAATGTTTCCATTCATTGCCCACCACGTTACTACAGCTTTTCTCAGTGTGTTGAGTCTTCACAAGCAATATCCTGCAAACCTGCTGAAATCAGATGCGAAG GTTATATTGAACCACAGGAGAGTTCTTCTGCAGGTCTGATCGTGGGTCTAATACTGGCTGTGCTTGTGTTGGTGGTTTTGGTTTTTATGTGGATAAATCGCAAACGTCTGCTTTTAGCCT TGAGAAATTACAGAAACAACAAAGAAAAAGACATCCGTGTTAATGGGAATGAAATGGATAGCATGGATGATGGAG ACTTGTCTGAGCGAAAGGCTTCACTATTGGATCGTGATGACTATGAGGATGTGGATTCTGTTGAGAAGTCAG GAGAGGAGGATGAAGAAGATGATAAAAGTCAAGGCTCGTCAGGAACAGAATATGATGACATTGAAGGACAAGCCAATAGCAGATCTGCTTCCCAAACCTTCAATAATGATCACCTCAACCAACCTCTTCTTCCCAAGAGACCAGAGAACCTTCTCG ATCAGGACTTGTATGAAGTGGAAACGGAGAAGGAGGACTATGATGATGTCATGTCCATCGAGGCTACACATGAAGAGAATTTAGAGACGACAAAGCCTGAGGCAAGAGTATATGTAGATCTGGAGGCAGGGGCAGATTCAGATTCAGAAGCAGGTATAGGCACAAATAGAACTGGGAAGGTGGTGACCACAGAGGTGGAGGTTCATTCTCTAGCAGAATGA